GGGCATATCTTTAAATTGGATAAGGTTAATGGGCATGGTTACTTTATTCAAGCTTAATGCAGGCATATGAAGGATACAAGCAAATAAGCTTGTCTATTACAATTTTTTTTATTTTTTAAGCTATACCCTCTCCCTCAAGCAAAGATAGTGCATCGATTATTTTAAATGCCAGAAATGTGCGAAGGATATTATCCTGAGCCCGATGCCTTAATAGGGCACGTCGGGATCTAACGAGGGGGGAGATTCGAGTGATCGACTCCTCTACTCACTTCTCGCTTTTTCTTTCCTACAAACTTAAAATCAAATCTGCGCAGTACTTTTTTATTCCTTTGCTATGGAGTCTCCTCTCCATAGCATTTAAGGATTTTATCCCTTTTCTTTAACTGACTTGTTCAAACATTAATAAGCGCTTTTCGGTTTGGAAAAAAACCTTAAAAAATCTCGAAATTTATCCTTTAAAGATTGAAAGACCGAGGTGGCTTTTTGATCACTTTTAATTTTATTTTCTAAGTCTGCAAATTTTTCATTTAAACTCCTATGTTCTTCAGAATTTTTTTCCAAATAACCTAATTCTATCGAACGTCTTAATTCGAAATGCGCCTTATTTACAAGCTTCAAAGCATTCTCCTTGTTTCTTTCCTTTTCTAAGTTGCCTTCTGCTGCGTTCAGCAAAGCAATTGCTTTGATTAGCGGGATAGGAAAAATTTGATCCAATACGACTAAGGTATTAAGCGCTGTTTCTAAAGCCAAACACGCCTCTGAAGGTTGGTTCAATTCCAACAATCTTGCGGCTTCTTTGAGCACTTCAGGATAATAAGCAAGGGGCAAACAATCGATAGTAACATGAATCTCGCTTCTTAAGAGGTTGAGCAAGGCACGGCTGGAAGGATAATTTTTATGGTTGATCGCTCTTTTAATGAGCATCTCAATTCCGTTTATCTCATTTAGATCTGTCGGTGCAACATCACTCACTCGAATGATAAAATCTACAGGTAGTAAAGCACTCCTGGGATGACGAGCTAACAAGATATCACTTTTACCTGTGGCTCTCTCAAGAGCAGATAAAGCTTCAGCATTTTGTTTACTCTTAATAAAATTAATAGCCCTCTTTGTATCCTCTACAATAGAAATGGCTTCAGGCACAAGATTTTTTTGAACTTCATCTTTAGCTTGCTGGGTCTGGTGATGTATATCTTTTTGGATT
The Parachlamydia sp. AcF125 genome window above contains:
- a CDS encoding YfdX family protein, whose product is MYFKIHMSTIVGFIACITHLTAEVDSSNLSPSQAHEQIQKDIHHQTQQAKDEVQKNLVPEAISIVEDTKRAINFIKSKQNAEALSALERATGKSDILLARHPRSALLPVDFIIRVSDVAPTDLNEINGIEMLIKRAINHKNYPSSRALLNLLRSEIHVTIDCLPLAYYPEVLKEAARLLELNQPSEACLALETALNTLVVLDQIFPIPLIKAIALLNAAEGNLEKERNKENALKLVNKAHFELRRSIELGYLEKNSEEHRSLNEKFADLENKIKSDQKATSVFQSLKDKFRDFLRFFSKPKSAY